In Trichoderma breve strain T069 chromosome 4, whole genome shotgun sequence, the following proteins share a genomic window:
- a CDS encoding alpha/beta hydrolase family domain-containing protein yields MRTSVSIAAFALAASSAAQEAVECKIIEFPVSVTANNEDFGNTLQPNNVSSIDQFLSQGLSTGAVGVVGQVSTSANFSISAQYCAPAGATHPETLPIQLLAHGNTCDRTIWDALSKPDLQASGYSYQRFFASQGYATLAIDLPGHGSSTIPDPNTIVQLPIEAAVIDAVAASLRSINNPLGISFPKVVFTGHSYGSITGVAAARFVPTFADAVVLTGWSAFVPLPSPMLALQMQPAALLFDRFKGYPLGYITASNETGHEEIFYAGAYDPTIPKMSFDTQDVMTCGEGGSLGEGLQPAIGFTGKVFAITGSVDFMFCNPKNGDCADQLANSSFLFPNATSFQTQVIDNTGHDFMLHTSSTETFVKIQQFLENNV; encoded by the coding sequence atgcGTACCTCAGTTTCCATAGCTGCATTTGCcctggcagcttcttctgctgcccAAGAAGCAGTTGAGTGCAAGATTATCGAGTTTCCAGTTTCAGTCACTGCCAACAACGAAGATTTTGGCAATACTCTCCAGCCAAACAACGTTTCTTCAATCGATCAATTTCTCAGTCAGGGTCTCAGCACAGGAGCCGTCGGCGTTGTTGGACAGGTTTCAACATCCGCCAACTTCTCCATCAGTGCCCAGTATTGTGCACCAGCAGGCGCAACTCATCCCGAAACTCTTCCGATTCAACTGCTGGCCCATGGCAACACGTGCGACCGAACCATATGGGATGCTCTGAGCAAGCCGGATCTTCAAGCCTCTGGTTACTCATATCAGCGATTTTTTGCTTCGCAGGGATACGCAACCCTCGCGATAGACCTTCCTGGTCATGGCAGCTCGACTATTCCTGATCCTAACACGATTGTCCAGCTGCCGATTGAAGCTGCAGTTATCGACGCCGTCGCGGCCTCTCTCCGGTCTATCAACAACCCACTCGGGATTTCTTTCCCTAAAGTTGTCTTTACAGGGCATTCTTATGGTTCGATTACCGGTGTCGCAGCAGCCAGGTTTGTGCCGACTTTCGCCGATGCCGTTGTTCTGACAGGCTGGTCGGCGTTTGTCCCGTTGCCGAGCCCCATGTTGGCCCTCCAAATGCAGCCGGCCGCTCTCCTTTTCGATCGTTTCAAAGGATATCCACTGGGGTATATCACTGCCAGTAATGAAACTGGCCATGAAGAAATTTTCTATGCCGGCGCATACGATCCTACCATCCCGAAGATGAGCTTTGACACTCAGGATGTCATGACATGTGGAGAGGGCGGCAGTCTTGGAGAGGGTTTGCAGCCCGCAATTGGATTCACAGGGAAAGTCTTTGCTATTACAGGGAGTGTGGATTTTATGTTCTGTAATCCCAAGAATGGTGATTGCGCGGACCAGCTGGCAaattcttcctttctttttcccaatGCGACCTCATTCCAGACGCAAGTCATCGATAACACTGGCCACGATTTCATGCTGCACACATCTAGCACAGAAACCTTTGTGAAGATTCAGCAATTTCTTGAGAATAATGTTTAA
- a CDS encoding major facilitator superfamily domain-containing protein, with protein sequence MADEKPSLPMADDKPSVPEQEQEQLPHPPSSSSASASSATVTTPDHDVESQHQAISSEKVSHWRVLLDQTGVTQEVLEYNYGGQGTTESPYLVEFIPGDKWNPMAFKDSFKWTITLIQASATLSVSFASSAYSGGVSEIIREFNISTEVAILGVSLFVMGFAIGPLLWAPLSELYGRQKTFFISYMCLAAFSAGAAGANSMATLIILRFFAGAFGSSPLTNAGGVIADLFQAKQRGIAFSIFAMAPFLGPALGPIAGGFLGESKGWRWVEGLIAIFTGVVWIASTLAYPETYAPVLLRQRAAALSKKTGKVYISKLEEGQPPKTIGNQLKVSLLRPWQLLFKEPIVLLISLYMAIIYGTLYMCFAAFPIVFQQGRGWSPGIGGLAFLGIAIGMTVSTIGSVFDNNRYIKTAARSPDGNAAPEARLPPAILGSILIPVGLFWFAWTNGPSVHWIVSIIGSIFFAAGIVLVFLSLMNYLVDAYVIFAASALAASSVLRSLFGAAFPLFTTYMYQNLGIHWASSIPAFLALACVPFPFLFWKYGDKIRARCQYAAEAAAVLARIRAKNVVVTEDQAVAEVKEHERERRESLALQREASRASRASRAASHKARDN encoded by the exons atggccgacGAAAAGCCTTCCTTGCCGATGGCCGACGACAAACCTTCCGTGCcggaacaggaacaggaacagcTGCCTCACCcaccctcctcttcatcggcatctgcctcctcggccactGTCACAACCCCCGATCACGATGTCGAATCTCAGCACCAGGCCATTTCCTCTGAAAAGGTCAGCCACTGGAGAGTGCTCCTCGATCAGACTGGTGTGACTCAGGAGGTCTTAGAGTACAACTACGGCGGTCAAGGTACCACCGAGTCTCCCTATCTCGTCGAATTTATCCCCGGCGACAAATGGAACCCCATGGCCTTTAAGGACTCGTTCAAATGGACCATTACTCTAATCCAGGCTAGCGCTACCCTTTCCGTCTCATTCGCCAGTTCCGCCTACTCAGGTGGTGTAAGTGAAATCATCCGGGAGTTCAACATCTCCACCGAGGTCGCCATTCTAGGTGTTTCACTGTTCGTCATGGGCTTTGCTATTGGACCACTTCTCTGGGCTCCTCTCTCTGAGCTCTACGGTCGCCAGAAGACCTTCTTCATCAGTTACATGTGTCTGGCCGCTTTCAGCGCTGGAGCCGCCGGCGCCAATTCCATGGCTactctcatcatcctccgATTCTTTGCCGGTGCCTTTGGATCCTCTCCCCTAACCAACGCCGGTGGTGTCATTGCCGATTTGTTCCAGGCCAAGCAGCGAGGAATTGCCTTCAGTATCTTTGCCATGGCTCCTTTCTTGGGCCCTGCTCTTG GTCCGATTGCCGGTGGTTTCCTTGGCGAGTCTAAAGGCTGGCGATGGGTTGAGGGATTgatcgccatcttcaccggTGTTGTCTGGATCGCCAGTACTCTGGCCTACCCCGAGACATATGCCCCCGTCTTGCTTCGTCAACGCGCTGCTGCTCTGAGCAAAAAGACCGGCAAGGTTTACATTTCCAAGCTTGAGGAGGGCCAGCCGCCCAAGACTATTGGCAACCAGCTCAAGGTTTCCCTCCTGAGGCcctggcagcttcttttcaagGAGCccatcgtcctcctcatctctctctacaTGGCCATCATCTACGGTACCCTCTACATGTGCTTCGCCGCTTTCCCCATTGTTTTCCAGCAGGGCCGTGGCTGGAGCCCTGGTATCGGTGGTCTCGCCTTCCTTGGTATTGCCATTGGTATGACCGTTTCCACCATTGGATCCGTTTTCGACAACAACCGATACATCAAGACTGCCGCCCGGTCTCCTGATGGAAACGCTGCTCCCGAGGCTCGTCTGCCGCCCGCCATTCTTGGCTCCATCCTGATCCCCGTTGGCTTGTTCTGGTTCGCGTGGACCAACGGCCCCAGCGTCCACTGGATTGTCTCCATCATTggatccatcttcttcgccgccggTATCGTCTTGGTCTTCCTTTCACTGATGAACTACCTTGTTGACGCAT ATGTTATTTTCGCCGCCTCGGCTCTGGCTGCTAGCTCTGTTCTCCGATCTCTTTTTGGTGCCGCtttccctctcttcaccACTTACATGTATCAGAACTTGGGTATCCACTGGGCGAGTTCTATTCCCGCCTTTTTGGCGCTGGCTTGCGTTCCTTTCCCATTCCTCTTCTGGAAATACGGCGACAAGATCCGTGCTAGGTGCCAATATGCCGCTGAAGCCGCCGCTGTTCTTGCGAGAATACGAGCCAAGAATGTTGTGGTCACCGAGGACCAGGCTGTCGCAGAGGTCAAGGAGCACGAGCgggagaggcgagagagtCTGGCTCTGCAGAGGGAAGCTAGCCGTGCTAGCCGTGCCAGCCGTGCTGCTTCACACAAGGCTCGCGACAACTAA
- a CDS encoding 16S rRNA methyltransferase rsmB/F domain-containing protein produces the protein MSLYHEAAEILSSSADASGSLKSRVFGKKKGKSPPAQLYALVLESAKWSLVLKEVIENAEILKLERKLTPTLALLLVHDLLLAKGGIALPQSHGLRASIERHKARLSSEFTRARVRRKAPTVDFLKELVERASAGEEANYPRWVRVNALKSTVEEQLETTFSKHTRAESIQDIVTKSGRHIYIDPHVPNLLAISAGMDFAKVEAYTSGKIILQDKASCFPAYLLDPRSEDGDVIDACSAPGNKTTHLAAILYQHRPEFEDAPQTIYAFEKDSRRAQTLEKMVKIAGSKSVTRIGFGQDFLQVDPTSEKYKDVGALLLDPSCSGSGIVGRDSMPELHLPDPPTDNRGDDDGVETVVKSEKDLEARLEALSSFQLTLLLHAFRFPRAKKITYSTCSVHSQENERVVIRALASDIAKAKGWRILRREDQVSGLRDWPVRGVVEAAEGDETVAEGCIRSYKGDGHGVMGFFVAGFVRDSVDMDLGDQYEGGASVDVIDGDSGEGPYLRDDDGRILRDVVGMPVLKSTGRPVSLHGVDEGEGDEDDEEEEEEEEDEEDDSEDDDDSSGGDEDEWGGISDA, from the exons ATGTCGCTCTATCATGAAGCTGCAGAGAttttatcatcatcagccgACGCCAGCGGAAGCTTGAAATCACGAGTgtttggcaagaagaagggcaaatCACCACCCGCACAGCTGTATGCTCTCGTGCTGGAGAGTGCGAAATGGAGTCTGGTGCTGAAAGAAGTAATTGAAAATGCAGAAATTTTAAAACTGGAGCGAAAG CTTACGCCTACCCTAGCTTTGCTACTGGTGCATGATTTGTTACTTGCAAAGGGAGGAATCGCGCTGCCGCAGAGCCATGGGTTAAGAGCATCGATTGAGCGCCACAAGGCGCGTCTCAGCTCGGAATTTACGAGGGCGAGAGTAAGAAGAAAGGCGCCGACAGTGGACTTTTTGAAGGAATTGGTTGAAAGAGCGTCTGCAGGAGAAGAGGCTAATTATCCGAGATGGGTGCGTGTCAATGCTCTCAAAAGTACCGTGGAGGAACAGCTAGAGACGACCTTTTCGAAACACACCAGAGCCGAGAGCATTCAAGACATTGTGACCAAGTCAGGCAGACACATCTACATTGATCCCCATGTGCCGAATTTGCTTGCCATTTCTGCGGGGATGGACTTTGCAAAGGTGGAAGCTTATACATCTGGGAAAATCATCTTACAAGACAAGGCATCGTGTTTCCCGGCCTATCTGTTAGACCCGCGATCTGAGGACGGAGATGTCATCGATGCTTGTTCTGCGCCGGGGAATAAGACTACGCATCTCGCAGCAATCCTTTATCAGCACCGCCCGGAGTTTGAAGATGCTCCTCAGACGATTTACGCTTTTGAGAAGGATTCAAGAAGAGCCCAGACGCTGGAAAAGATGGTCAAGATTGCCGGGTCAAAAAGCGTCACGCGGATTGGGTTCGGACAGGACTTCCTTCAAGTGGATCCTACGTCCGAAAAGTACAAGGATGTGGGAGCTTTACTGCTGGACCCGAGTTGTTCAGGCAGTGGCATTGTTGGTCGAGACTCAATGCCCGAGTTACATTTACCAGATCCACCGACAGATAATCGTGGTG ACGATGATGGAGTCGAGACCGTGGTGAAGTCAGAAAAGGACTTGGAAGCGCGGTTGGAAGCGCTCTCGTCATTCCAGTTGACGCTTCTCCTCCACGCATTCCGCTTCCCCCGAGCGAAGAAGATTACTTACTCGACATGCTCAGTTCACTCTCAGGAGAACGAACGAGTTGTCATTCGAGCCCTGGCATCGGATATTGCAAAAGCCAAGGGATGGCGTATCTTGCGACGGGAAGACCAGGTGAGCGGGCTTCGGGACTGGCCCGTCAGGGGCGTGGTTGAGGCCGCAGAGGGTGACGAGACCGTCGCGGAGGGTTGCATACGGTCGTATAAGGGGGACGGCCATGGGGTAATGGGCTTCTTTGTTGCAGGCTTCGTGCGGGATTCGGTCGATATGGATTTGGGAGACCAATATGAGGGAGGGGCTTCTGTTGATGTTATTGACGGGGATAGTGGTGAGGGGCCATATCTCCGCGACGACGATGGTCGGATTTTACGGGACGTCGTTGGCATGCCGGTGCTCAAGTCCACGGGGAGACCTGTTTCGCTCCATGGAGtggatgagggagagggagatgaagatgatgaggaagaggaagaagaggaagaagatgaggaggatgacagcgaggatgacgatgacagTAGTGgcggagatgaagacgagtGGGGAGGCATTAGTGATGCGTAA
- a CDS encoding WSC domain-containing protein, with product MKFTTTTAAVAAMAGIAAAKDSRTFAVLRFTNKGLVTTRADPIVNPGVPSGHVHNVLGGSNFGFSSTGADLVKSNCSTALVKGDYSNYWYPTLYFHDPKTGNFEYVDVYYTNVYYFFEATNDEIKAFPTGLQMLAGDSMSRTVPAAGGGDQLDPSKGPINNVQFTCPRTSYNPPSYPVGSDGSKAGMVDPNNQGAGVGLPDVTCDGMYSPLRMDLHFPSCYNPAAGLTNYKENMQFPTDAGNGKQDCPKGWIHTPHIFFEVYFDTQPYKGRWTENQGTQPFVLSNGDVTGYGAHADFMAGWDEDLLQHIIDTCDAGDSGMDQCPGLFYGLNSGDCTIAPLVNEQVTGTLTKLPGNNPLSGFSYGAAPAMPAGGSAPASSSKAAAPASSSKAAAASSKPASSPSSKPASSPSGKPASSPSKPAASSNVVNAGQPAKTIESAPPASSLPAAGGAGNDAQCSAANVHTVTETITVTAGTPAATSVPSKGNSAAATVGGYTYAGCYQDNIGRVLTGDILPNLGPMTNDKCVANCVSKGFSIAATEYGGQCYCGNELVGSSKLAENQCTMACEGNSKEVCGGSWAISVYSKTGAVSMKAAKRAEHVHRHRSLRH from the coding sequence ATGAAgttcaccaccaccaccgcggccgttgccgccatggctggcattgccgccgccaaggacAGCCGAACCTTCGCTGTTCTGCGATTCACCAACAAGGGCTTGGTCACCACTCGTGCTGATCCCATCGTCAACCCTGGTGTTCCCTCTGGACACGTCCACAATGTCCTGGGTGGCAGCAACTTcggcttctcctccaccgGCGCGGACCTCGTCAAGTCCAACTGCTCTACTGCTCTAGTCAAGGGTGACTACTCCAACTACTGGTACCCTACCCTCTACTTCCACGACCCCAAGACGGGCAACTTCGAGTACGTCGACGTTTACTACACCAACGTCTACTACTTCTTCGAGGCCACCAACGATGAGATCAAGGCCTTCCCCACTGGTCTCCAGATGCTGGCCGGTGACTCCATGTCCCGCACCGTTCCCGCTGCCGGCGGTGGTGACCAGCTCGACCCTTCCAAGGGCCCTATTAACAACGTTCAGTTCACCTGCCCTCGTACTAGCTACAACCCTCCTTCATACCCCGTCGGCTCTGACGGCTCCAAGGCTGGTATGGTCGACCCCAACAACCAGGGCGCTGGTGTTGGTCTCCCCGATGTTACTTGCGATGGCATGTACTCTCCTCTCCGTATGGACCTCCACTTCCCCTCTTGCTACAACCCCGCCGCCGGCCTCACCAACTACAAGGAGAACATGCAGTTCCCTACCGATGCTGGTAACGGCAAGCAGGACTGCCCCAAGGGCTGGATTCACACCCCTCACATCTTCTTCGAGGTCTACTTTGACACCCAGCCCTACAAGGGCCGCTGGACCGAGAACCAGGGAACTCAGCCCTTTGTCCTCTCCAACGGTGATGTTACCGGATACGGTGCCCACGCTGACTTCATGGCCGGCTGGGACGAGGatctcctccagcacatCATTGACACTTGCGATGCTGGTGACTCTGGTATGGACCAGTGCCCCGGTCTCTTCTACGGCCTGAACAGCGGTGACTGCACCATCGCCCCTCTGGTTAACGAGCAGGTTACTGGCACTCTCACCAAGCTCCCTGGTAACAACCCTCTCAGCGGCTTCAGCTACGGTGCTGCCCCTGCTATGCCCGCTGGTGGTTCCGCTCCCGCCTCTTCcagcaaggctgctgctcctgcttcctctagcaaggctgccgctgcctccAGCAAGCccgcctcttctccctccaGTAAGCccgcctcttctccctccgGCAAGCCCGCCAGCTCCCCCAGCAAGCCTGCCGCCTCCAGCAACGTTGTCAACGCCGGCCAGCCCGCCAAGACCATCGAATCTGCccctcctgcttcttctctccctgcTGCCGGTGGCGCTGGTAACGACGCACAGTGCAGCGCCGCCAATGTCCACACCGTTACTGAGACCATCACAGTCACTGCTGGCACTCCTGCCGCCACTTCTGTTCCTTCCAAGGGCAACtctgctgccgccaccgTCGGTGGATACACCTACGCTGGTTGCTACCAGGACAACATCGGCCGTGTCCTCACCGGCGATATCCTGCCCAACCTTGGCCCTATGACCAACGACAAGTGCGTTGCCAACTGTGTCAGCAAGGGATTCTCCATCGCTGCTACTGAGTACGGTGGCCAGTGCTACTGTGGCAACGAGCTCGTTGGCTCTTCCAAGCTCGCTGAGAACCAGTGCACTATGGCCTGCGAGGGTAACTCCAAGGAGGTCTGCGGTGGAAGCTGGGCCATCAGCGTCTACAGCAAGACCGGCGCTGTCTCCATGAAGGCCGCCAAGCGTGCCGAGCACGTCCACCGCCACCGCAGCCTCCGCCACTAA